A region from the Mycolicibacterium litorale genome encodes:
- a CDS encoding substrate-binding domain-containing protein produces the protein MGRHSIPDPEDSDDAGIPEDETTDGGDDYDSRPGGRHSGEFPMQYFARPDDDQRESPDDYEYDAYAEDEPEDADHDNADHYNADHDDADDRPTTAIPRPPTDPAGPAHGGGGWDGGDWTGSHRAVTPARRGISRGVIAALVTVVVVVGAVILWRFFGDALSNRSDAASARCVDGNLDVAVLADPTIADTIRGLADQYNEGAAPVGDRCVKVGVKPAGSEQVINGFGENWPTDLGERPALWIPASGVSAARLEAATDQKTVSDSRTLVSSPVVLAMRPELKDAMTQQNWGTLPGLQTNPNALDGLGLPGWGALKLALPRSGNADASYLAAEAVAAATAPDGAPATDGIAAVNTLAAGAPELPSDTADAAMEALVRSGDPATAPVHAVATTEQQVVARAADLPDAGSALTSWLPPGPVATADYPTVLLSGDWLEREQVTAASQFARFMREPERLAELSKAGFRTPGGNPPANDVTDFPPLAAPLSVGDDAARVKLADALTSPARASTTTIMLDLSMPTAEGDNSRMGNVVNALIPRVEALAPSTAVGLWTFDATAGSSQVTTGPLSEPVGGQPRSAALTSTLDSLSSTSGGAVSFTTLRLVYNDALAKFRAGQPNSVLVITEGPHTDRTLDGPGLEAFIRDAFDPARPVAVNVIDFGDDPDRSTWESVARTTGGQYQNLATSASPELTAAITTLLR, from the coding sequence ATGGGCAGGCACAGCATCCCCGATCCCGAGGACTCCGACGACGCCGGTATCCCGGAGGACGAAACCACCGATGGCGGCGACGATTACGACTCCCGGCCCGGAGGTCGGCACAGCGGCGAGTTCCCGATGCAGTACTTCGCCCGGCCGGACGACGACCAGCGGGAGAGCCCGGACGACTACGAATACGACGCCTACGCCGAGGACGAACCCGAAGACGCCGACCACGACAACGCCGACCACTACAACGCCGACCACGACGACGCCGACGACCGTCCGACGACGGCCATCCCCCGGCCGCCCACCGATCCGGCCGGGCCCGCCCACGGGGGCGGCGGATGGGATGGCGGCGACTGGACCGGCAGCCACCGGGCGGTGACGCCGGCCCGGCGCGGGATCAGCCGGGGTGTCATCGCGGCCCTCGTCACGGTCGTCGTGGTGGTCGGCGCGGTGATCTTGTGGCGCTTCTTCGGCGACGCCCTGTCCAACCGCAGTGACGCCGCATCGGCCCGCTGCGTCGACGGCAACCTCGACGTCGCCGTGCTCGCCGACCCGACGATCGCCGACACCATCCGCGGGCTGGCCGACCAGTACAACGAGGGTGCCGCCCCGGTCGGCGACCGGTGTGTGAAGGTCGGCGTCAAACCGGCCGGTTCCGAGCAGGTCATCAACGGCTTCGGGGAGAACTGGCCGACCGATCTGGGCGAGCGCCCGGCACTGTGGATCCCGGCGAGCGGTGTCTCGGCGGCCCGACTCGAGGCGGCGACCGACCAGAAGACCGTCAGCGATTCCCGCACCCTGGTCAGCTCGCCAGTCGTTCTCGCGATGCGGCCGGAGCTGAAAGACGCGATGACGCAACAGAACTGGGGCACGCTGCCCGGCCTGCAGACCAACCCCAACGCGCTCGACGGTCTCGGTCTGCCCGGGTGGGGCGCGCTGAAGCTCGCACTGCCCCGAAGCGGTAACGCCGACGCGTCGTATCTGGCGGCCGAGGCAGTCGCCGCGGCCACCGCACCGGACGGCGCCCCCGCCACCGACGGGATCGCGGCCGTCAACACGCTCGCCGCAGGCGCGCCCGAACTGCCCTCCGACACCGCGGACGCCGCGATGGAGGCGCTCGTGCGGTCGGGTGACCCGGCCACGGCGCCGGTGCATGCGGTCGCGACCACCGAGCAGCAGGTGGTGGCCCGGGCGGCGGATCTGCCCGACGCCGGATCCGCCCTCACCTCGTGGCTTCCCCCTGGTCCGGTGGCAACCGCCGACTACCCCACGGTGCTGCTGTCGGGTGACTGGCTGGAACGCGAACAGGTCACCGCCGCCAGCCAGTTCGCCCGGTTCATGCGGGAGCCCGAGCGCCTCGCCGAACTGAGCAAGGCCGGCTTCCGAACCCCCGGTGGCAATCCCCCGGCGAACGACGTCACCGACTTCCCGCCGCTGGCGGCTCCGCTGTCCGTCGGCGACGACGCCGCCAGGGTGAAACTCGCCGACGCGTTGACCTCGCCGGCGCGGGCCAGCACCACGACGATCATGCTCGACCTGTCGATGCCCACCGCCGAGGGCGACAACTCACGGATGGGCAATGTCGTCAACGCGCTGATTCCGCGGGTCGAGGCGCTCGCGCCGTCGACGGCGGTGGGCCTGTGGACGTTCGACGCCACTGCCGGTAGCTCGCAGGTCACCACCGGTCCGCTGTCGGAGCCGGTCGGCGGCCAACCACGTTCGGCCGCGCTGACCTCGACGCTCGATTCACTGTCGTCCACCTCCGGCGGCGCGGTGTCGTTCACGACGCTGCGGCTGGTCTACAACGATGCGCTCGCGAAGTTCCGCGCCGGCCAGCCGAATTCGGTGTTGGTGATCACCGAGGGTCCGCACACCGATCGGACACTGGACGGCCCCGGTCTCGAGGCGTTCATCCGCGACGCGTTCGATCCCGCACGGCCGGTGGCGGTCAACGTCATCGATTTCGGTGACGACCCCGACCGGTCGACGTGGGAGTCGGTCGCACGGACCACCGGCGGTCAGTACCAGAACCTCGCGACGTCGGCGTCGCCCGAGTTGACGGCGGCGATCACCACGTTGCTCCGGTGA
- a CDS encoding SDR family NAD(P)-dependent oxidoreductase, protein MGPRRRFGSAPSPTSAYGLHRSVAALLHAQFRSAAANVQVLSRGPVYERHAAGGQGDMKSFSDAVALVTGAGAGIGLAEVRQLTDRGARVCGVDIDEDAARGSGAALAIGADVSDRAAMAAAVQRCVRELGKLDLIICNAGITHPPSTLRLLEPGVAQRVFDVNLIGTLNTVLPSIEPLMATRGHIVLVSSLGWPPNIEFGAMLPAVGGVAYAASKVAVEMLGRGLRMELVDHDVSVTITYFGPVDTAMARMTLGTPQSDKAEKVRISPEEAAAQVLRAVERDKVRAIIPSRWRFLDVVRHFGVTMDNVLLRNKGQRELIRTYDSV, encoded by the coding sequence ATGGGACCCCGCCGCCGATTCGGTTCCGCACCTTCTCCGACGTCAGCATATGGTCTGCACCGCTCTGTCGCTGCACTACTGCACGCTCAGTTCCGCAGTGCAGCAGCAAATGTCCAGGTATTGTCCAGGGGACCGGTGTACGAACGCCACGCCGCCGGGGGACAGGGTGACATGAAGAGCTTTTCGGACGCGGTAGCACTGGTGACGGGGGCAGGAGCCGGGATCGGTCTTGCGGAGGTCAGACAGCTCACCGACCGCGGTGCGCGGGTGTGCGGGGTCGACATCGACGAAGACGCGGCACGGGGCAGTGGTGCGGCACTCGCGATCGGAGCCGATGTCAGCGACCGTGCGGCGATGGCGGCCGCGGTGCAACGTTGCGTCCGCGAACTCGGCAAACTCGATCTGATCATCTGTAATGCCGGCATCACCCATCCTCCCTCGACACTGCGTCTACTCGAACCAGGGGTCGCGCAGCGCGTTTTCGACGTCAACCTGATCGGTACGCTCAACACGGTGCTGCCGTCCATCGAACCACTCATGGCCACCCGCGGGCATATCGTCCTGGTCTCCTCGTTGGGCTGGCCACCGAACATCGAGTTCGGGGCGATGCTGCCTGCGGTCGGTGGGGTGGCATACGCGGCCAGTAAGGTCGCCGTGGAGATGTTGGGCCGCGGTCTCCGGATGGAACTCGTCGATCACGATGTGTCGGTGACGATCACGTATTTCGGCCCCGTCGACACGGCGATGGCGAGGATGACGCTCGGAACCCCTCAGAGCGACAAAGCGGAGAAGGTACGGATCAGTCCTGAGGAGGCGGCGGCGCAGGTTCTTCGCGCAGTCGAGCGGGACAAAGTGCGAGCGATCATCCCCTCGCGCTGGAGGTTTCTCGACGTCGTACGCCACTTCGGGGTCACGATGGACAACGTTCTGCTGCGTAACAAGGGCCAACGCGAGTTGATCCGCACCTACGATTCGGTGTGA
- a CDS encoding CocE/NonD family hydrolase, producing MANNGSDAAWYEVVRPRRLSRRMRYRSFYLTMRDGVRIAVSVYLPADADDGERRPTILHQTRYYRSMELRQPLRMILPEPTFHHIPRNALCRRRFVAGGYAWVDVDVRGAGASFGGRVCEWSPDEIRDGAEIVDWIVRQPWSNGKVGALGTSYNGGAAEFLLANRHPAVRAVAPRFAPFDAYTDIAFPGGIHATWFTKTWGRYNHALDRNAPHEVVGNWAKLVLTGVQPVQADHDRSLRDAAVAAHQANYDVHTQALSITYRDDVAPSDPFHRDPGSTVELVGTPVDESGSINVFSPHNYWRDFQASGAAVYSYSGWFDGAYANAAIKRFLTVSTPGSRLILGPWNHGGGWHVDPSQGPLKSMFDHDTELLRYFDHHLRDHATGIEAEQRVHYFTMIENRWKSADTWPPPAQPCIYYLGAERRLQPDAPDCESEVDEYVVDRSAGTGDDSRWRTQVTIGEPVRYADRAAQDARLLAYTSPPLDRDLEVTGHSVANIFVASPTGDGSIFVYLEDVDERDRVAYVTEGQLRLTNHRLSDTAPVYRQIGPYRTFKRGDAAPLVPDESVEVTFDLQPTSYLFRRGHRIRVALAGCDASHFEVLTDGPRTLTVHRDRLRPSRIELPAVPR from the coding sequence ATGGCGAACAACGGCTCGGATGCGGCATGGTACGAAGTGGTGCGGCCACGCCGACTGTCTCGCAGGATGCGATACCGGTCCTTTTACCTGACGATGCGCGATGGGGTGCGGATCGCGGTGAGCGTGTACTTACCTGCGGACGCGGACGACGGCGAGCGCCGACCCACCATCTTGCATCAGACCCGATACTACCGGTCGATGGAGCTGCGGCAGCCACTGCGAATGATCTTGCCTGAGCCGACGTTTCACCACATCCCGCGTAACGCGCTGTGCCGGAGGCGCTTCGTGGCCGGCGGTTACGCATGGGTGGACGTGGACGTCCGGGGCGCCGGCGCATCGTTCGGCGGTCGTGTCTGCGAGTGGTCACCGGACGAGATTCGCGACGGCGCCGAGATCGTCGATTGGATCGTCCGTCAGCCATGGTCGAACGGTAAAGTGGGCGCCCTCGGCACCTCGTACAACGGGGGCGCCGCCGAATTCCTTCTCGCGAACCGGCATCCCGCGGTACGTGCGGTGGCGCCGCGATTCGCCCCGTTCGACGCCTACACCGACATCGCTTTTCCCGGCGGCATCCATGCCACCTGGTTCACCAAGACGTGGGGCCGTTACAACCACGCACTCGATCGGAACGCGCCGCATGAGGTGGTCGGGAACTGGGCGAAATTGGTCCTGACAGGCGTACAACCGGTACAAGCCGATCATGATCGCTCGCTTCGCGATGCGGCGGTGGCGGCGCACCAGGCGAATTACGACGTTCACACGCAAGCGTTGTCGATCACCTACCGCGATGACGTGGCCCCTTCGGATCCGTTCCACCGGGACCCGGGTTCGACTGTGGAGCTCGTCGGCACGCCGGTCGATGAATCGGGCAGCATCAACGTCTTCAGCCCGCACAACTACTGGCGCGACTTCCAGGCTTCCGGGGCTGCGGTGTACAGCTACAGCGGCTGGTTCGACGGCGCCTACGCGAATGCCGCGATCAAACGCTTCCTGACTGTGTCAACACCTGGTAGCCGCCTGATCCTCGGACCGTGGAACCACGGCGGCGGCTGGCATGTCGATCCGTCGCAGGGCCCGCTCAAGTCGATGTTCGATCACGACACGGAGCTGCTCCGGTACTTCGATCATCATCTGAGGGATCACGCCACAGGCATCGAGGCGGAGCAACGGGTGCACTACTTCACCATGATCGAGAACCGTTGGAAGTCGGCGGATACGTGGCCGCCACCAGCCCAGCCGTGCATCTACTACCTCGGCGCCGAGCGACGGCTGCAGCCCGACGCACCGGACTGCGAGAGCGAGGTCGATGAGTATGTCGTGGACCGGTCCGCCGGGACCGGCGACGACTCGCGCTGGCGTACGCAGGTCACCATAGGCGAACCTGTCCGGTATGCGGATAGGGCCGCGCAGGATGCACGGCTGTTGGCGTACACGTCCCCACCACTCGACCGCGACCTGGAGGTGACCGGGCATTCGGTCGCGAACATTTTCGTCGCTTCACCCACAGGCGACGGTTCGATTTTCGTCTACCTCGAGGATGTCGACGAGCGCGATCGAGTCGCTTATGTGACCGAGGGGCAATTGCGTTTGACGAACCACCGGCTGAGTGACACCGCACCCGTGTACCGCCAGATAGGCCCATACCGCACGTTCAAGCGCGGCGACGCAGCTCCCCTTGTTCCGGACGAGTCGGTGGAGGTGACGTTCGACCTTCAACCCACTTCGTACCTCTTCCGGCGGGGGCACCGCATCCGTGTCGCCCTTGCTGGCTGCGACGCAAGTCATTTCGAGGTATTGACTGATGGGCCACGAACACTGACGGTTCACCGTGATCGCCTGCGCCCCAGCCGTATCGAGCTACCGGCTGTACCACGGTGA
- a CDS encoding DUF2505 domain-containing protein: MSRSFDLAFESPVSVAQVLAALGDEGYWQARLASFGGGTATLTSLDAAASGVVTANITLSLLRDRLPRLVTQLHSGDLAMIRSERWTPMSDGHVRGDITAAVTGAPLSAAGRAELIPVEGGSRLTYSTTVTVNVPVVGGRIENYVCSRAADDISAIQQFTTEWVTAQA; the protein is encoded by the coding sequence ATGTCACGAAGCTTCGACTTGGCCTTCGAGTCGCCGGTCAGTGTCGCGCAGGTTCTCGCTGCACTCGGCGATGAGGGCTACTGGCAGGCGCGGCTGGCGTCGTTCGGCGGGGGAACCGCGACACTGACCTCTTTGGATGCGGCTGCCAGTGGTGTTGTCACCGCGAACATCACGCTCAGTCTGTTGCGTGATCGGCTACCCCGGTTGGTCACCCAGCTTCATTCCGGAGACCTCGCCATGATCCGTAGCGAGAGGTGGACACCGATGAGCGACGGTCACGTACGGGGCGACATCACGGCAGCGGTCACAGGCGCGCCGTTGTCAGCGGCCGGAAGGGCCGAGTTGATCCCTGTAGAGGGTGGTTCCCGGCTGACGTACAGCACAACCGTCACTGTCAACGTCCCCGTTGTCGGCGGCCGGATCGAGAACTATGTCTGTTCCCGAGCAGCCGACGACATCAGCGCCATTCAGCAGTTCACCACCGAATGGGTCACCGCCCAAGCCTGA
- a CDS encoding SRPBCC family protein, which translates to MSRRTFEGSSNCAAPASTVWTVWSNPTEWPGGIIQSTSIDGEFVVGAKIRGKVKGGPATTSTITDINEPRSWVGVSRFPGLTMTYEHTIEDVEDGTVLTERVIMDGPLAGIAGQLMGKNLKKTFAGTTGRIAELAEARIAR; encoded by the coding sequence ATGAGCAGACGCACATTCGAAGGTTCGTCCAATTGTGCCGCACCGGCTTCGACGGTGTGGACCGTGTGGAGTAATCCGACCGAGTGGCCGGGAGGGATCATCCAATCCACATCCATCGACGGTGAATTCGTTGTTGGCGCAAAGATCAGAGGAAAGGTGAAGGGTGGACCGGCCACAACGTCCACGATCACGGACATCAACGAGCCCAGGTCATGGGTCGGTGTTTCGCGGTTCCCTGGACTCACCATGACATACGAGCACACCATCGAGGACGTCGAAGACGGCACCGTACTGACCGAGCGCGTCATCATGGATGGGCCGCTGGCCGGTATCGCCGGCCAGCTGATGGGGAAGAATCTCAAGAAGACGTTCGCCGGAACGACCGGGCGCATCGCTGAGCTCGCAGAGGCCCGCATCGCGCGGTGA
- a CDS encoding DoxX family protein, translating into MDIAIIVVTIALAVYLGIAAVLNIFYMEHARENATHLKISSKRVRFIGWCQLAAVIGLVAGLRWSALAIAAAIGLLLLMIGAVMAHRKVGDPIKEMVPAAVVFLLTGFVMFGHIAQAGA; encoded by the coding sequence ATGGACATTGCCATCATCGTCGTCACGATTGCGTTAGCGGTGTACCTCGGGATCGCCGCCGTGCTGAACATCTTCTACATGGAGCATGCTCGCGAGAACGCGACGCACCTGAAGATCTCGTCGAAACGGGTGCGCTTCATCGGCTGGTGCCAACTCGCCGCTGTGATCGGCCTGGTTGCCGGCCTCCGGTGGTCGGCGCTCGCCATCGCGGCCGCAATTGGGCTGCTGCTCCTGATGATTGGCGCCGTCATGGCCCACCGAAAGGTCGGTGACCCGATCAAGGAGATGGTGCCGGCCGCAGTGGTGTTCCTGCTGACCGGCTTCGTCATGTTCGGGCACATCGCGCAGGCCGGCGCGTGA
- a CDS encoding PE-PPE domain-containing protein translates to MTAGLAMGGAALFGFAYAAGSHAPSVGLLATTIFIEGTRDIYPTGEPEQGWDRMKDSLNGAYTQNGQNVQYDGTGTFPLGSNVFIDYSRAMGALTGVGDPLYDASKAEATERTIKAIKTARAQNENEEIVVVGFSQGSGAATDAIEQLEKEGYNTSGITFVLTGNGTRNNGGFWAGLPPGVYVPVLGISFGDATIPGNTKIIQVSKQYDGVSDSPKYMFNLVAGANAILGQYYQHNDYYRDVELDYDGNGKVEQADFDLMEKEGYAEVTYSKETMKDAEGKDVPVVTDVLILNKKGQLPLLQPLRDMGVPAALVDSLEPFFRAIIETGYDRPTDDVYPSKPVMFHILPGPHQWADDAHAIGEGLHDTSEQLAGAVTSPQPATGTGQLANKTFSIPFTQQTAVPTYTPQPPAASPQGVTSQTSVVPADGTTSTPTTPTGGAPVGGAPNLPGLKAINKVVTGVAKSITQALTPKRATGGSTGTGTTGTGSGTDDTGPTTGDGSTTTDGGGTTTGGGEGTDGAGDGGATGGGSENTSGGTS, encoded by the coding sequence GTGACGGCGGGCCTGGCCATGGGAGGCGCAGCACTCTTCGGCTTCGCATACGCCGCTGGTAGTCACGCGCCCAGCGTGGGCCTTCTGGCCACCACCATCTTCATCGAAGGCACGCGAGACATCTATCCGACGGGGGAGCCGGAACAGGGTTGGGACCGGATGAAGGACAGTCTCAACGGCGCTTACACACAGAACGGGCAGAACGTTCAGTACGACGGGACCGGCACGTTCCCGCTCGGCTCGAATGTGTTCATCGACTATTCGCGAGCCATGGGCGCTCTTACGGGAGTGGGTGATCCGCTCTATGACGCCTCCAAGGCGGAAGCGACCGAACGGACCATCAAGGCGATAAAGACCGCGCGCGCTCAGAACGAGAATGAGGAGATCGTTGTCGTCGGGTTCTCTCAGGGCTCCGGCGCCGCGACGGACGCCATCGAGCAGTTGGAGAAGGAAGGGTACAACACCTCGGGTATCACCTTCGTGTTGACCGGCAACGGAACTCGGAACAACGGTGGCTTCTGGGCTGGATTACCGCCCGGTGTGTACGTGCCGGTTCTGGGCATCAGCTTCGGTGACGCGACAATCCCTGGTAATACCAAGATCATCCAGGTCAGTAAGCAGTACGATGGCGTCTCCGACTCGCCGAAGTACATGTTCAACTTGGTCGCGGGCGCGAACGCGATCCTCGGCCAGTACTACCAGCACAACGATTACTACCGAGACGTCGAGTTGGACTACGACGGAAACGGCAAGGTGGAGCAGGCCGACTTCGATCTGATGGAGAAAGAGGGTTATGCGGAAGTCACCTACAGCAAGGAGACAATGAAGGACGCCGAAGGCAAAGACGTCCCCGTCGTCACCGATGTCCTGATTCTCAACAAGAAGGGGCAGCTTCCGCTGCTGCAACCGCTGCGCGATATGGGTGTTCCTGCTGCACTCGTGGATTCGCTCGAGCCCTTCTTCCGGGCGATCATCGAGACCGGGTACGACCGGCCGACAGATGACGTGTATCCCTCGAAGCCGGTGATGTTCCATATCCTTCCCGGACCGCACCAGTGGGCTGACGACGCTCATGCGATCGGCGAAGGGCTGCATGACACCAGCGAGCAGCTGGCAGGGGCAGTTACGTCGCCTCAGCCCGCAACGGGGACGGGGCAGTTGGCGAACAAGACCTTCAGCATTCCCTTCACCCAGCAGACTGCGGTGCCCACTTACACGCCACAGCCGCCAGCAGCGTCTCCTCAGGGCGTGACCAGTCAAACTTCGGTGGTCCCCGCCGACGGAACCACATCGACGCCGACCACCCCGACCGGGGGTGCGCCGGTCGGCGGAGCGCCGAATCTGCCCGGCCTCAAGGCGATCAACAAGGTGGTGACCGGAGTGGCGAAGTCGATCACCCAGGCGCTCACACCCAAGCGGGCCACCGGCGGCTCGACCGGAACCGGCACCACTGGCACGGGCTCAGGAACCGATGACACCGGGCCCACCACAGGTGACGGGAGTACCACGACGGATGGTGGTGGCACCACCACTGGTGGGGGCGAAGGCACCGACGGCGCGGGCGACGGCGGGGCCACCGGCGGCGGCTCGGAGAACACCTCCGGCGGCACAAGTTAG
- a CDS encoding flavin-containing monooxygenase — MGEGLLDAIIVGAGFGGMGAAIQLNRVGYDNLAILDREDDLGGTWHINRYPRLTVDVPTTTYSYWFEPYPFWSRLYAPGEELKQYADHIADKYHLRRYMRFHTTVDGARWDEDAQVWRVTLGSGETMASRMLVTATGFLSQPRVPDIPGIADFTGKMVHSTRWDHSFPMEGRRVGIIGTGVTAVQLVPELAEKASSLTVFQRTPIWVIPKMDFPIPHWLQKLFVRVPPLQRALRFVTDGMGELGVIPGIVFYRWAKPLTVVAAKFSKLHMFLSIRNKDLRRKLTPDYDFGCKRPTYHNSYYRTLAKPNVRLETSGIQRVDPDGIVTADGHKEHIDTLVLATGFDLWDANFPAIEVVGRDGRNLGKWWRDNRFQTYQGISVPYFPNFLNLASPYSFAGFSFFNTMEYQMRHMDRLLRELQRQAAGTFEVTEEASTRFFDRISERAEDMVFFRGNCASSRSYYYRGNATMMRPTSTRNAVRESMRFPLSDYAFR; from the coding sequence ATGGGTGAGGGTCTACTGGACGCGATCATCGTGGGCGCCGGATTCGGCGGGATGGGCGCGGCGATTCAGCTCAATCGCGTCGGCTACGACAACCTCGCGATCCTCGACCGCGAGGACGACCTCGGCGGCACCTGGCACATCAACCGCTATCCCCGCCTCACAGTCGACGTTCCGACGACCACGTATTCCTACTGGTTCGAGCCCTACCCCTTCTGGTCTCGGTTGTATGCGCCCGGCGAGGAGCTCAAGCAGTACGCCGATCACATCGCCGACAAGTACCACCTCCGTCGCTACATGCGGTTCCACACCACCGTGGACGGCGCTCGTTGGGACGAGGATGCGCAGGTGTGGCGAGTGACCCTCGGCTCCGGTGAGACGATGGCCAGCCGGATGCTGGTCACCGCAACGGGTTTCCTGTCCCAACCCCGCGTACCCGACATTCCCGGTATCGCCGATTTCACCGGCAAGATGGTCCACAGCACCAGGTGGGATCACAGTTTCCCGATGGAGGGCCGTCGAGTCGGGATCATCGGCACCGGCGTCACGGCGGTGCAACTGGTTCCCGAGCTCGCCGAGAAAGCTTCATCGCTGACGGTCTTTCAACGCACACCCATCTGGGTCATCCCGAAGATGGACTTTCCGATTCCACACTGGTTGCAGAAGCTGTTCGTTCGGGTACCTCCCCTGCAGCGAGCTCTTCGGTTCGTGACCGACGGTATGGGCGAGCTCGGAGTCATCCCAGGAATCGTGTTCTACCGCTGGGCGAAACCGCTGACCGTGGTGGCCGCGAAATTCTCCAAGCTGCACATGTTCCTGTCGATCCGGAACAAGGACTTGCGGCGCAAGCTCACACCGGATTACGACTTCGGCTGCAAGCGGCCCACGTACCACAACTCGTACTATCGAACACTCGCCAAGCCCAACGTGCGTCTCGAAACCTCCGGCATCCAACGAGTGGACCCGGACGGCATCGTGACCGCCGACGGCCACAAGGAGCACATCGACACGTTGGTGCTCGCGACCGGATTCGACCTGTGGGACGCCAACTTCCCGGCCATAGAAGTTGTTGGGCGCGACGGCCGAAACCTCGGCAAATGGTGGCGCGACAACCGATTCCAGACCTATCAGGGCATCAGCGTGCCGTACTTCCCGAACTTCCTGAACCTGGCCAGTCCGTACTCATTCGCGGGGTTCTCGTTCTTCAACACGATGGAGTACCAGATGCGGCACATGGACCGGCTGCTCCGGGAACTGCAGCGTCAGGCGGCCGGCACCTTCGAGGTCACGGAGGAGGCCAGCACCCGGTTCTTCGACCGAATCAGCGAACGAGCCGAGGATATGGTGTTCTTCCGCGGCAACTGCGCATCGTCGCGCTCGTACTACTACCGGGGGAACGCGACGATGATGCGCCCCACCTCCACGCGCAACGCCGTACGCGAGTCGATGCGGTTCCCGCTGAGCGACTACGCCTTCAGGTGA